AGGCTCCCTTAGGCTGCCTCGCTCACGGAGGTAACGTCGGTCAGGTTGATCTTCAGCCCGCCCACCGAAAGCACCGGGGTGCTGCCGGACATGTCGACACCGTTCACCTTGCCCCGCACGATACCCGTGGCGGTGACGGCAGTGCCGGCGGCGTCCTTGGCGGAGACGCTGAAGCTGTAGGCGCCGGGGGTGAGCTGCGCCCCGGAGTTGTCAGTTCCATCCCAGGCCAGGGTGTTGCTGCCCGAGTTCTGGGCGCCGGCGTTGATGGTCTTGACCACCTTGCCGTTGGCATCGAGCACGGAAACGGTCACCGTCTGTGCGCTCTTGCCCAGGTTGTAGTTGATGGCGCTGCTGCTCCCGGAGGCAAGTTCCACCTGGGAACCGGTGGCCTCCACCTGCTTGCCGATCAGCGAGACCGCCGCCATGGTACCGGCGTTGCTCCCCTGGTTCAGCATGTTCTGCAGG
This window of the Geomonas agri genome carries:
- a CDS encoding flagellar hook assembly protein FlgD; the protein is MITDATSAATTASAAAAMKQATGMNKDDFLKLFVTQLQNQDPLNPQDGTQFISQLAQLTQVEQAYNTNTNLQNMLNQGSNAGTMAAVSLIGKQVEATGSQVELASGSSSAINYNLGKSAQTVTVSVLDANGKVVKTINAGAQNSGSNTLAWDGTDNSGAQLTPGAYSFSVSAKDAAGTAVTATGIVRGKVNGVDMSGSTPVLSVGGLKINLTDVTSVSEAA